One Sphingomonas sp. SUN039 genomic window carries:
- the dnaJ gene encoding molecular chaperone DnaJ: MADTDYYELLEVERTADDGTIKSSYRKLAMKFHPDKNPGCHESESKFKAISEAYDCLKDPQKRAAYDRFGHAAFQNGGGGGQGQGFEGFSDIFDNIFGEFMGGGRGGRQRGPQRGADLRYDLEITLEDAFHGKATEVSVEVSTQCGPCGGSGAKPGTSAKQCGTCGGHGKVRAQQGFFVVERTCPACHGAGQVIADPCPSCRGEGRVDKAKTLSVNIPAGVDEGTRIRLSGEGEAGARGAPAGDLYIFLHVKRHAIFEREGTTLFCRAPISFTTAALGGSIEIPGLDQTRHEIRIPAGIQSGKQLRQRGAGMPVLNARGQGDLVVQIEVETPTRLTAKQRELLESFRETETGEECPKSTGFFDKLRAVFDDIV, from the coding sequence GTGGCTGACACCGACTATTACGAGCTGCTGGAGGTCGAACGGACCGCCGACGACGGGACGATCAAATCGTCCTATCGCAAGCTCGCGATGAAATTCCATCCGGACAAGAATCCCGGCTGTCATGAGTCCGAATCGAAGTTCAAGGCGATCTCTGAAGCGTACGACTGCCTGAAAGACCCGCAAAAGCGCGCCGCCTACGACCGGTTCGGCCATGCCGCGTTCCAGAATGGCGGCGGTGGCGGGCAGGGGCAGGGGTTCGAGGGCTTCTCGGACATTTTCGACAATATTTTCGGCGAGTTCATGGGCGGGGGACGCGGCGGTCGCCAGCGCGGACCGCAACGCGGGGCGGACCTGCGCTACGACCTCGAAATCACGCTCGAGGACGCGTTCCACGGCAAAGCCACCGAAGTCAGCGTCGAAGTTTCCACCCAGTGCGGGCCGTGTGGCGGTTCGGGAGCCAAGCCCGGCACCTCGGCAAAGCAATGCGGCACCTGCGGCGGGCACGGCAAAGTCCGCGCGCAACAGGGATTTTTCGTCGTCGAGCGGACGTGTCCCGCGTGTCACGGCGCGGGGCAGGTCATTGCCGACCCGTGCCCGTCCTGTCGCGGCGAGGGCCGCGTCGACAAGGCCAAGACGCTGTCGGTCAACATTCCGGCAGGCGTCGACGAGGGCACGCGCATCCGCCTGTCGGGCGAAGGCGAGGCGGGCGCGCGCGGCGCACCGGCGGGCGACCTTTACATTTTCCTGCATGTGAAGCGCCACGCGATCTTCGAACGCGAGGGGACGACCCTGTTCTGTCGCGCGCCGATCAGCTTCACGACGGCGGCGCTCGGCGGCAGCATCGAGATACCGGGGCTCGACCAGACCCGCCACGAGATCCGCATCCCGGCGGGCATCCAGTCGGGCAAGCAATTGCGTCAGCGCGGGGCAGGGATGCCGGTGCTCAACGCGCGCGGGCAGGGCGATCTCGTGGTCCAGATCGAGGTCGAAACCCCGACGCGGCTGACCGCGAAGCAGCGCGAGCTGCTCGAATCCTTCCGCGAAACCGAAACCGGCGAGGAATGCCCGAAGTCGACGGGCTTCTTCGACAAGTTGCGCGCGGTGTTCGACGATATCGTGTGA
- the dnaK gene encoding molecular chaperone DnaK, whose product MAKVIGIDLGTTNSCVSVMEGGKPKVIENAEGARTTPSIVAFAKDGERLIGQPAKRQAVTNPDNTIFAVKRLIGRRFDDPITKKDTELVPYTIAKGPNGDAWVKAGGEDYSPAQISAFILQKMKETAESYLGENVTQAVVTVPAYFNDAQRQATKDAGKIAGLDVLRIINEPTAAALAYGLEKQDGKTIAVYDLGGGTFDISILEIGDGVFEVKSTNGDTFLGGEDFDNKIVEFLADAFKKKEGLDLKTDKLALQRLKEAGEKAKIELSSSATTEINLPFITARMEGGTTTPLHLVETLTRADLEKLVESLVTRTLEPCKKALADAGLTADKIDEVVLVGGMTRMPRVREVVKNFFGKEPHTGVNPDEVVAMGAAIQAGVLQGDVKDVLLLDVTPLSLGIETLGGVFTRMIDRNTTIPTKKSQTYSTADDNQGAVTIRVFQGEREMAADNKILGQFDLVGIPPAPRGVPQIEVTFDIDANGIVNVSAKDKGTGKEQQIKIQASGGLSDADIDQMVKDAEQFAEEDKVRRAAAEAKNNAESLIHSTERQLADNGDKIDAALKAEIEAAVAEAKTAVEGGDVEAMTEKTNALTQVAMKMGQAIYEKEQAASASPGAETASAESEDVVDAEFSEVDDAPKA is encoded by the coding sequence ATGGCAAAAGTTATCGGGATCGACCTCGGCACGACCAACTCGTGCGTGTCGGTCATGGAGGGCGGCAAACCCAAGGTGATCGAGAATGCCGAAGGCGCGCGCACCACGCCGTCGATTGTCGCCTTCGCCAAGGATGGCGAACGGCTGATCGGCCAGCCCGCCAAGCGTCAGGCCGTCACCAACCCCGACAACACGATTTTCGCGGTGAAGCGGCTGATCGGTCGCCGGTTCGACGACCCGATCACCAAGAAGGATACCGAGCTGGTTCCCTACACCATTGCCAAGGGGCCGAACGGCGACGCCTGGGTGAAGGCCGGTGGCGAGGATTATTCGCCCGCGCAGATCAGCGCGTTCATCCTGCAGAAGATGAAAGAGACCGCCGAAAGCTATCTCGGCGAGAACGTCACGCAGGCGGTTGTGACCGTTCCGGCGTACTTCAATGATGCCCAGCGTCAGGCGACCAAGGACGCAGGGAAAATCGCTGGCCTCGACGTGCTGCGCATCATCAACGAGCCGACCGCGGCCGCGCTGGCCTATGGCCTCGAGAAGCAGGACGGCAAGACGATTGCGGTTTACGATCTCGGCGGCGGCACGTTTGACATTTCCATCCTCGAAATCGGCGACGGCGTGTTCGAGGTGAAGTCGACCAACGGCGACACCTTCCTGGGCGGTGAGGATTTCGACAACAAGATCGTCGAATTTCTCGCAGATGCCTTCAAAAAGAAGGAAGGCCTCGATCTCAAGACCGACAAGCTCGCGCTGCAGCGGCTGAAGGAAGCGGGCGAAAAGGCCAAGATCGAGCTGTCGTCGTCGGCGACGACCGAGATCAACCTGCCGTTCATCACCGCGCGCATGGAGGGCGGCACGACGACGCCGCTGCATCTGGTGGAGACGCTGACCCGTGCCGACCTCGAAAAGCTGGTCGAAAGCCTTGTCACGCGCACGTTGGAGCCTTGCAAAAAGGCGCTGGCCGATGCGGGCCTGACGGCGGACAAAATCGACGAGGTCGTCCTCGTCGGCGGCATGACGCGCATGCCGCGTGTCCGCGAAGTCGTGAAGAACTTCTTCGGGAAGGAGCCGCACACCGGCGTCAATCCCGATGAAGTCGTCGCGATGGGCGCCGCGATTCAGGCGGGCGTGTTGCAGGGCGACGTCAAGGACGTGCTGCTGCTCGACGTGACGCCGCTGTCGCTCGGCATCGAGACCTTGGGCGGGGTGTTCACGCGGATGATCGACCGCAACACGACGATCCCGACCAAGAAGTCGCAGACCTATTCGACTGCCGACGACAATCAGGGCGCGGTGACGATCCGTGTGTTTCAGGGCGAGCGCGAAATGGCGGCGGACAACAAGATCCTTGGCCAGTTCGATCTCGTCGGCATTCCGCCTGCGCCGCGTGGCGTGCCGCAGATCGAAGTCACCTTCGACATCGACGCGAACGGGATCGTCAACGTCAGTGCCAAGGACAAGGGCACCGGCAAGGAACAGCAGATCAAGATTCAGGCATCGGGCGGCCTCAGCGACGCGGACATCGACCAGATGGTCAAGGACGCCGAGCAGTTCGCCGAGGAGGACAAGGTCCGTCGTGCTGCCGCCGAGGCGAAGAACAACGCCGAATCGCTGATCCATTCGACCGAGCGCCAGCTCGCCGACAATGGCGACAAGATCGACGCAGCGCTCAAGGCCGAGATCGAAGCGGCGGTGGCCGAGGCCAAGACGGCGGTCGAGGGCGGCGATGTCGAGGCGATGACCGAAAAGACCAATGCGCTGACGCAGGTTGCCATGAAAATGGGGCAGGCGATCTACGAGAAGGAACAGGCCGCAAGCGCGTCGCCGGGGGCCGAGACTGCCTCAGCCGAGAGCGAGGACGTGGTCGACGCCGAGTTTTCCGAGGTCGACGACGCGCCGAAGGCGTGA
- a CDS encoding copper chaperone PCu(A)C, with protein sequence MRALGLIGAVSAIALAGCAAKPTEPTVADAIVRMAANPKAPSAGYFTLKGGPKDDTLLTVTSPVVIRVEMHESMTGGNMASMKPLDGGVVVPANSDVKFEPGGKHIMLYNINPGMKVGQTMRLDFVFASGLQLSAYAPLRAAGSAE encoded by the coding sequence ATGCGTGCTTTAGGATTGATCGGAGCCGTTTCGGCGATTGCGCTGGCCGGGTGCGCCGCCAAGCCGACCGAACCGACGGTCGCCGATGCCATTGTCCGCATGGCCGCCAATCCCAAGGCGCCGTCTGCGGGTTACTTCACCCTGAAAGGGGGACCGAAGGACGATACCTTGCTGACCGTCACCTCGCCCGTCGTCATCCGCGTCGAGATGCACGAGAGCATGACCGGCGGCAACATGGCCAGCATGAAGCCGCTCGACGGCGGGGTTGTCGTACCCGCCAACAGCGATGTGAAATTCGAACCCGGCGGCAAGCACATCATGCTCTACAACATCAATCCGGGCATGAAGGTCGGCCAGACGATGCGGCTCGATTTCGTCTTCGCCAGCGGCCTGCAATTATCGGCCTATGCCCCGTTGCGCGCGGCCGGATCGGCGGAATAG
- a CDS encoding vgr related protein: MDGRPLTPSEVALARSMFGDAIDYVPVRVHRRKWAFFQPRNVVMAPDGHIWFHPADSRYSADFCGCAPDMQGLFLHEMTHVWQRQQGIYLPLRRHAFCRYGYVLKPGQRFGRYGLEQQAEIVRHAFLIREGRTVPGAPPLDQYRSVLPFLGS; the protein is encoded by the coding sequence ATGGACGGACGGCCGCTGACGCCGTCGGAAGTAGCGCTGGCACGGTCGATGTTCGGCGATGCGATCGACTATGTGCCGGTGCGGGTCCACCGGCGCAAATGGGCGTTTTTTCAGCCGCGCAATGTCGTGATGGCCCCCGACGGGCATATCTGGTTCCATCCCGCCGACAGCCGGTACAGCGCGGATTTCTGCGGTTGTGCACCGGATATGCAGGGGCTGTTCCTGCACGAGATGACGCATGTCTGGCAGCGGCAGCAGGGGATTTACCTGCCCCTCCGACGGCACGCATTCTGTCGCTACGGCTATGTGCTGAAACCCGGCCAGCGGTTCGGACGCTACGGGCTGGAGCAGCAAGCCGAAATCGTGCGTCACGCCTTTTTGATTCGCGAAGGGCGCACCGTTCCCGGCGCGCCCCCGCTAGATCAGTACAGGTCGGTTCTGCCGTTCCTCGGCAGCTAG
- a CDS encoding DUF2853 family protein, with amino-acid sequence MAKDWASDVKKYAPDADDGVIAGIVRYCGIALQKVDSSLVAFSDPVELARVRNNFLKKKCGLTDSDAVLDAAIAEVGERMKADRTKNRVTVYYLLSDKFGMHGLFVKAAKATAAKAAPVAAAAGLAAAAGVAAAAAKTPKPKAATAKAAATKAAAPKATAPKAAAKTAAPKAAAPLAALAAAPVVAAAAPVVAAKPAAPVANSAVAATAAGAAAAGVAASAIGNWKGDSSPLGRRLSLFSDGGGGKEIRMFMWLALGLLALALLWLLFMHKPAAVATAAPETAPVAAPVVEAAVPEGAGIVAEVRDEKPVVKVYFATGKADVAPEFAAEAAKVKAYLDGHAGSSLGVSGYNDPTGNAAVNAALSKKRAEAVKAALVAATIPDTAIELIKPEAATDATVTAAEARRVEVYVK; translated from the coding sequence ATGGCCAAGGACTGGGCAAGCGACGTCAAGAAATATGCGCCGGACGCCGATGACGGCGTGATCGCGGGGATCGTGCGCTATTGCGGGATCGCCCTGCAAAAGGTCGATTCATCGCTGGTGGCGTTCAGCGACCCTGTCGAACTCGCGCGCGTCCGCAACAACTTCCTCAAGAAGAAATGCGGGCTGACCGATAGCGATGCGGTGCTCGATGCCGCGATTGCCGAGGTCGGCGAGCGGATGAAGGCCGACCGTACCAAGAACCGCGTGACCGTCTATTACCTGCTCTCGGACAAGTTCGGGATGCACGGCCTGTTCGTGAAAGCAGCCAAGGCGACGGCGGCGAAGGCCGCGCCGGTGGCGGCGGCTGCCGGACTGGCGGCGGCAGCGGGTGTCGCAGCGGCTGCGGCCAAAACGCCCAAGCCGAAGGCTGCTACCGCCAAGGCAGCGGCTACAAAGGCAGCAGCGCCCAAGGCCACCGCGCCCAAGGCAGCAGCGAAAACGGCCGCGCCTAAGGCAGCTGCCCCGCTCGCCGCACTTGCCGCCGCGCCGGTCGTTGCTGCGGCAGCCCCGGTTGTCGCCGCCAAGCCTGCCGCGCCGGTCGCAAACTCCGCCGTCGCAGCAACTGCCGCAGGCGCCGCCGCTGCAGGCGTTGCGGCCTCTGCAATCGGGAACTGGAAAGGCGATTCGAGTCCGCTCGGGCGCAGGCTGAGCCTGTTCAGCGACGGTGGCGGCGGCAAGGAAATCCGCATGTTCATGTGGCTGGCGCTTGGGCTGCTTGCACTCGCGCTGCTCTGGCTGTTGTTCATGCACAAGCCCGCTGCCGTTGCCACGGCAGCGCCCGAGACGGCACCTGTCGCGGCACCGGTGGTCGAAGCAGCGGTGCCGGAAGGTGCCGGGATCGTCGCCGAAGTGCGCGACGAAAAGCCCGTCGTGAAGGTGTATTTCGCGACCGGAAAGGCCGATGTCGCGCCCGAATTCGCGGCCGAGGCCGCGAAGGTGAAAGCCTATCTCGACGGCCATGCGGGCAGTTCGCTCGGCGTGTCGGGCTACAACGATCCGACCGGCAATGCGGCAGTAAATGCGGCGCTGTCGAAAAAGCGGGCGGAGGCGGTGAAGGCGGCGCTGGTCGCAGCGACCATCCCCGACACGGCCATCGAACTCATCAAGCCCGAAGCGGCGACCGATGCGACGGTGACGGCGGCGGAAGCGCGGCGGGTCGAGGTTTACGTCAAGTAA
- a CDS encoding PH domain-containing protein, whose translation MDQPLDTFRSSTWGWLRGTLAGWATLALCLVGIGLVIVLIKWIENLATTYEISEDRLILRKGIFVKSIDEVELYRVKDVRLDFTLINQWANIGTITISSSDETTRDAPLVIRDVDNANTRREKLRRLVEAARVKRRVRELDVGGEGFSEK comes from the coding sequence TTGGACCAGCCGCTTGACACGTTCCGTTCCTCGACCTGGGGCTGGCTGCGCGGGACGCTCGCGGGCTGGGCAACGCTGGCGCTGTGCCTCGTCGGGATCGGACTGGTCATCGTCCTGATCAAATGGATCGAAAATCTGGCAACGACCTACGAGATTTCCGAAGACCGGCTGATCCTCCGCAAGGGCATTTTCGTCAAAAGCATCGACGAGGTCGAACTATACCGGGTGAAGGACGTGCGGCTGGATTTCACCCTCATCAACCAATGGGCGAACATCGGCACGATCACGATATCATCGAGCGATGAAACCACCCGCGACGCGCCACTGGTCATCCGCGATGTCGACAATGCGAACACGCGGCGCGAGAAATTGCGGCGGCTGGTCGAAGCTGCGCGGGTGAAGCGACGGGTGCGTGAACTGGATGTCGGGGGCGAGGGGTTTAGCGAAAAATAA
- the grpE gene encoding nucleotide exchange factor GrpE, translating to MNENDAAQDLAAEDEMVAEGAPSEPNPEAQYAALEAELAETKQAVLYAQAETQNVRRRMEKDAQDARAYAATNFARDVLSVADNLSRALDAIPQELRDDDKFKGLVVGLEATGRELDKVFERNGITRILSVGEKLDPNKHQAMIELPSDAEPGTIVQEMQAGYMIRDRLLRAAMVGVAKTT from the coding sequence ATGAACGAAAACGACGCGGCACAGGATTTAGCAGCCGAAGACGAAATGGTTGCCGAGGGCGCGCCGTCGGAACCCAATCCGGAGGCGCAGTACGCCGCGCTCGAGGCCGAACTGGCCGAGACCAAGCAGGCCGTGCTCTACGCACAGGCCGAGACGCAGAACGTCCGCCGCCGCATGGAAAAGGACGCGCAGGACGCCCGCGCCTATGCGGCCACGAATTTCGCGCGTGACGTGCTGTCGGTCGCCGACAACCTGTCGCGCGCGCTGGATGCTATTCCGCAGGAATTGCGCGACGACGACAAGTTCAAGGGGCTGGTCGTGGGCCTCGAAGCAACCGGGCGCGAACTCGACAAGGTGTTCGAGCGCAACGGCATCACGCGGATTTTGTCGGTCGGGGAGAAGCTCGACCCGAACAAGCACCAAGCGATGATCGAACTGCCGAGCGATGCGGAGCCCGGCACGATCGTGCAAGAGATGCAGGCAGGCTATATGATCCGCGACCGGTTGCTGCGTGCGGCGATGGTCGGGGTTGCAAAGACCACTTAA
- the hrcA gene encoding heat-inducible transcriptional repressor HrcA, whose protein sequence is MSAPVQELTTRARDVFRVVVEQYLDSGAPVGSRTISKLSGLNLSPASIRNVMQDLEEAGLLDHPHTSAGRMPTQTGLRLFVDGMMQAAEPTVEERAVIEGRLATAGPVEEALAAATAALSGLSACAGLVLVPTREVRVRQFAFVPLSPGQALAVLVGDDGSVENRVIALPDGLSADALTEACNYMSARLAGLTLVEAQARIAGELRHEKAALDSASRELIERGLAIWSQDGAARPVLIVRGAANLIDDTAMADLDRVRQLLDEIEGKEAIASLLGSASNASAAKVFIGAENKLFALSGSSVIAAPYHGRDGRVVGVVGVIGPTRLNYARVVPMVDFTAQTLSQRLWRE, encoded by the coding sequence ATGTCCGCCCCCGTTCAGGAACTGACGACCCGCGCGCGCGACGTGTTTCGCGTTGTCGTCGAACAATATCTCGATTCGGGCGCGCCGGTCGGGTCGCGGACGATCTCGAAGCTGTCGGGGCTCAACCTGTCGCCCGCCTCGATTCGCAATGTCATGCAGGATCTGGAGGAAGCGGGGCTGCTCGACCATCCGCATACCTCGGCTGGGCGTATGCCGACGCAGACCGGGCTGCGGCTGTTCGTCGACGGCATGATGCAGGCCGCCGAACCGACGGTCGAGGAACGTGCGGTCATCGAGGGGCGGTTGGCTACGGCGGGTCCGGTCGAGGAGGCGCTGGCGGCGGCGACGGCGGCGCTGTCGGGCCTGTCGGCTTGCGCGGGTCTGGTGCTGGTGCCGACCCGCGAGGTGCGCGTGCGCCAGTTCGCGTTCGTGCCGCTGTCGCCGGGGCAGGCGCTGGCGGTGCTGGTCGGCGACGACGGCTCGGTCGAGAACCGCGTCATTGCGCTGCCCGACGGCCTGAGCGCGGATGCCCTGACCGAGGCGTGCAACTATATGTCGGCGCGGCTCGCGGGGCTGACACTCGTCGAAGCGCAGGCGCGGATCGCGGGCGAGTTGCGCCATGAGAAAGCGGCGCTCGACAGTGCATCGCGCGAACTGATCGAACGCGGGCTGGCAATCTGGTCGCAGGATGGCGCAGCGCGGCCAGTGCTGATCGTGCGCGGGGCCGCGAACCTGATCGACGACACTGCGATGGCCGACCTCGACCGCGTCCGGCAGTTGCTCGACGAGATCGAGGGCAAGGAAGCGATTGCGTCGTTGCTCGGCTCGGCCAGCAACGCTTCCGCCGCCAAAGTGTTTATCGGCGCGGAGAACAAGCTGTTTGCGCTGTCGGGCTCGTCGGTGATAGCGGCCCCCTATCACGGGCGCGATGGCCGCGTCGTCGGCGTTGTCGGCGTGATCGGCCCGACCCGCTTGAATTACGCCCGTGTCGTCCCGATGGTGGATTTCACGGCACAAACCCTATCACAGAGACTTTGGCGAGAATGA